DNA from Kitasatospora acidiphila:
CCTCCGAGGACGCCATCCTGACCTGCCGCCTGATCGACCGCCCGCTGCGCCCGTCCTTCGTCAAGGGCCTGCGCAACGAGGTCCAGGTCGTCGTCACCGTCATGGCGCTCAACCCCGACCACCTGTACGACGTGGTCGCGATCAACGCCGCCTCCGCCTCCACCCAGCTGGCCGGCCTGCCGTTCTCCGGCCCGATCGGCGGCGTCCGCGTCGCGCTGATCAAGGGCCAGTGGGTCGCCTTCCCGACCCACTCCGAGCTGGAGGAGGCCGTCTTCGACATGGTCGTCGCCGGCCGGGTGCTGGCCGACGGCGACGTCGCGATCATGATGGTCGAGGCCGAGGCCACCGACAAGACCATCAAGCTGGTCGCCGGCGGTGCCGAGGCGCCGAACGAGGAGATCGTCGCCTCCGGCCTGGAGGCCGCCAAGCCGTTCATCAAGGTGCTCTGCGAGGCGCAGGCCCGCCTGGCCGCCCAGGCCGCCAAGCCGACCGGCGAGTTCCCGGTCTTCCTGGACTACCAGGACGACGTGCTGGCCGCGCTGACCGCCGCCGTCAAGGACGAGCTGGCCAAGGCGCTGACCATCGCCGGCAAGCAGGAGCGCCAGAACGAGCTGGACCGCGTCAAGGCGGTCGCCGCCGAGAAGCTGCTCCCGGAGTTCGAGGGCCGCGAGAAGGAGATCAGCGCCGCCTACAACGCGCTGACCAAGAAGATCGTGCGCGAGCGCGTCATCAAGGACAAGGTCCGCATCGACGGCCGCGGTGTCACCGACATCCGCACCCTGGCCGCCGAGGTCGAGGCGATCCCGCGGGTGCACGGCTCGGCGCTGTTCGAGCGCGGCGAGACCCAGATCCTGGGCGTCACCACGCTGAACATGCTCCGGATGGAGCAGCAGCTCGACACGCTCTCCCCGGAGACGCGTCGCCGCTACATGCACAACTACAACTTCCCGCCGTACTCGGTCGGCGAGACCGGCCGCGTGGGTTCGCCCAAGCGTCGCGAGATCGGCCACGGCGCCCTCGCCGAGCGCGCGCTGATCCCGGTCCTGCCGACCCGCGAGGAGTTCCCCTACGCGATCCGCCAGGTCTCCGAGGCGCTGGGCTCCAACGGCTCCACCTCGATGGGCTCGGTCTGC
Protein-coding regions in this window:
- a CDS encoding polyribonucleotide nucleotidyltransferase, producing the protein MEENVFYAEAVIDNGSFGTRTIRFETGRLARQAAGSAVAYLDDDTMVLSATSASKQPKEHFDFFPLTVDVEERMYAAGRIPGSFFRREGRPSEDAILTCRLIDRPLRPSFVKGLRNEVQVVVTVMALNPDHLYDVVAINAASASTQLAGLPFSGPIGGVRVALIKGQWVAFPTHSELEEAVFDMVVAGRVLADGDVAIMMVEAEATDKTIKLVAGGAEAPNEEIVASGLEAAKPFIKVLCEAQARLAAQAAKPTGEFPVFLDYQDDVLAALTAAVKDELAKALTIAGKQERQNELDRVKAVAAEKLLPEFEGREKEISAAYNALTKKIVRERVIKDKVRIDGRGVTDIRTLAAEVEAIPRVHGSALFERGETQILGVTTLNMLRMEQQLDTLSPETRRRYMHNYNFPPYSVGETGRVGSPKRREIGHGALAERALIPVLPTREEFPYAIRQVSEALGSNGSTSMGSVCASTMSLLNAGVPLKAAVAGIAMGLISQEIDGETHYVALTDILGAEDAYGDMDFKVAGTRNFITALQLDTKLNGIPASVLAAALKQAKDARLHILDVMNEAIDTPDEMSPNAPRIITIKIPVDKIGEVIGPKGKMINQIQEDTGADITIEDDGTIYIGAVDGPSAEAARTTINQIANPTMPEVGERYLGTVVKTTTFGAFVSLMPGKDGLLHISQIRKLAGGKRVENVEDVLGVGSKVQVEIAEIDPRGKLSLIPVIEGEEGAEAAPASE